One window of Aliarcobacter lanthieri genomic DNA carries:
- the aroA gene encoding 3-phosphoshikimate 1-carboxyvinyltransferase, translating into MESFNIKKLVKPFDITISNIASDKSISHRCAMFSLFSNKTSYIKNYLTAEDTLNTLNIVERLGAKIKRDGSSVEITPKEVLIEPTDVLDCGNSGTAMRLFCGFLASVDGSFILTGDKYLRSRPMKRVADPLRNIGANIDGRENGNKAPLFIRGVKELKPFVYHSPVDSAQVKSAMILAALRSSGISKYKENELTRDHTERMLKGMGATLEYDTEGFINIHPLKGHLKPLNITVPTDPSSAFFFAVAAAITPNSRVLIKNVTLNPTRIEAFVVLKKMGVTVNFIETENIYEPIGDIEVIYNELNGVEVNTNISWLIDELPALAIAMSLAKGKSKVSNAEELRVKESDRISAVVNNLKLCGVNFTEFEDGYEIVGGTLQKATINSYGDHRIAMSFAIAGLNSDMYIEDIDCIETSFPNFKEILDSLYN; encoded by the coding sequence GTGGAAAGCTTCAACATCAAAAAATTGGTAAAACCTTTTGATATTACAATATCAAATATTGCAAGTGATAAATCAATCTCTCATAGATGTGCGATGTTTTCACTTTTTTCAAATAAAACTTCATATATAAAAAACTATCTAACAGCTGAAGACACTCTAAATACTTTAAATATTGTAGAACGACTAGGTGCAAAAATAAAAAGAGATGGGAGTAGTGTAGAAATAACTCCAAAAGAAGTTTTAATTGAACCAACAGATGTCCTTGATTGTGGAAATTCTGGAACAGCTATGAGATTATTTTGTGGATTCTTAGCAAGTGTTGATGGAAGTTTTATCTTAACTGGAGATAAATATTTAAGAAGTAGACCAATGAAAAGAGTTGCAGATCCATTAAGAAATATTGGAGCAAATATTGACGGAAGAGAAAATGGTAATAAAGCACCTCTTTTTATTCGAGGAGTAAAAGAGCTAAAACCATTTGTATATCACTCTCCTGTTGATTCTGCACAAGTAAAATCAGCTATGATTTTAGCTGCACTTAGATCTTCTGGTATTTCAAAATATAAAGAAAATGAATTAACACGAGATCATACAGAAAGAATGTTAAAAGGTATGGGGGCAACTTTAGAGTATGATACTGAAGGATTTATAAATATTCATCCTTTAAAAGGTCATTTAAAACCTCTAAATATAACTGTTCCAACAGATCCATCATCTGCATTCTTCTTTGCAGTAGCAGCTGCAATTACTCCAAATTCTAGAGTTTTAATTAAAAATGTTACTCTAAATCCTACAAGAATTGAAGCTTTTGTAGTTTTAAAAAAAATGGGAGTTACAGTAAACTTTATAGAAACAGAAAATATTTATGAACCAATTGGAGATATTGAAGTAATTTATAATGAACTAAATGGTGTTGAAGTAAATACAAATATATCTTGGCTAATTGATGAACTCCCAGCATTAGCTATAGCTATGAGCTTAGCAAAAGGAAAATCAAAAGTTTCAAATGCTGAAGAACTTAGGGTAAAAGAGAGTGATAGAATTAGTGCTGTTGTAAATAATCTAAAACTTTGTGGAGTTAATTTTACAGAATTTGAAGATGGTTACGAGATAGTGGGTGGAACTTTACAAAAAGCTACAATTAACTCTTATGGAGATCATAGAATTGCCATGAGCTTTGCAATTGCTGGATTAAATTCTGATATGTATATAGAAGATATAGATTGTATTGAAACATCTTTCCCAAATTTTAAAGAGATTCTAGACTCTTTATATAATTAA
- a CDS encoding 4-hydroxy-3-methylbut-2-enyl diphosphate reductase produces the protein MKIELASNYGFCFGVKRAINIAQKYTNSATMGPLIHNQDEINRLKNDFNVGLYSNLNDVKDNDTVIIRTHGIPKDDLKNLKAMNTKVINATCPFVTTPQNIVKDMSKDGYSILIFGDKEHPEVKGVQSYASDLDDVFIVLGVEDLEKITFKNKKIACVAQTTKKKETYLEIVNYLILRNKEVRVFNTICDATFENQDAARDISIKADVMIVIGGKNSSNTKQLHSICLENCTDSYLVENENDLNVAWFTNKEFCGITAGASTPDWVIQKVVNKIKSFK, from the coding sequence TTGAAAATAGAATTAGCATCAAATTATGGTTTTTGTTTTGGAGTAAAAAGAGCAATCAATATAGCACAAAAATATACAAATTCTGCAACAATGGGACCACTTATTCATAATCAAGATGAGATAAATAGATTAAAAAATGATTTTAATGTTGGTCTATACTCAAATTTAAATGATGTAAAAGACAATGACACTGTTATTATAAGAACTCATGGTATTCCAAAAGATGATTTAAAGAACCTAAAAGCAATGAATACAAAAGTTATAAATGCAACTTGTCCATTTGTAACAACACCCCAAAATATTGTAAAAGATATGTCAAAAGATGGCTACTCAATACTTATCTTTGGAGATAAAGAACATCCAGAAGTAAAAGGAGTACAATCTTATGCTTCAGATTTAGATGATGTCTTTATTGTTTTAGGTGTAGAAGATTTAGAAAAAATCACTTTTAAAAATAAAAAAATTGCTTGTGTTGCACAAACAACAAAAAAGAAAGAAACTTATTTAGAAATAGTTAACTATCTAATTTTAAGAAATAAGGAAGTAAGAGTATTCAATACAATTTGTGATGCAACTTTTGAAAATCAAGATGCAGCAAGAGATATATCAATAAAAGCAGATGTTATGATTGTAATTGGTGGTAAAAACTCTTCAAATACAAAACAATTACACTCTATCTGTCTTGAAAACTGTACTGATTCATACTTAGTTGAAAATGAAAATGACTTAAATGTAGCTTGGTTTACAAATAAAGAGTTCTGTGGAATAACAGCAGGTGCAAGTACGCCAGATTGGGTAATTCAGAAAGTCGTAAATAAAATAAAAAGTTTTAAGTAG
- a CDS encoding 30S ribosomal protein S1 produces the protein MHMDDIDLGEEFDFEQLLNESFEQSENNSVVDGVIVEITDEKVLVDVGQKIEGLLPLNEITINGEVKYKVGDTIPVMLMGSKGERPNISHKKVLQKEKFDNFIKANGDDFEDVTIEGKVVAIKQKGGFTIEDSNGCEYFMPLAQSYMKTQGALGKTVKAKVIKVNKNQSSIIVSRKKLIEESKLIKDTKVNEILENTSPINGIVKKITSYGMFVDLGGVDGLVNYNEISYKGPVNPANYYNEGDTVSVVVLSYDKTKQHLSLSIKAALSNPWEEIKDKLEVGDTITVTVSNFESYGAFVDLGNDIEGLLHISELSWNKNIKNPKEILNIGDEINVEVIELNFDQKRLRVSLKNLQEKPFTKFINSHKVGDVLQGKVATLTEFGAFVTLGEVDGLLHNEEASWEPNAKCKTLFKKGDEVEVKIIKIDKEKENISLSIKDIAESPAKKFQDNYKVGDIIKGSVKDKKDFGVFIKLENNLDGLIRNEDFGPLNVEEIKNGDEVEAVIINIDTKKNRVRLSVKRLEQQQEREMLRSVNDDSSMTLGDILKDQINK, from the coding sequence ATGCATATGGATGATATAGATTTAGGTGAAGAATTTGACTTTGAGCAACTACTTAATGAATCTTTTGAACAATCAGAGAATAACTCTGTTGTAGATGGTGTAATTGTTGAAATTACAGATGAAAAAGTTTTAGTTGATGTAGGACAAAAGATTGAAGGACTATTACCTTTAAATGAGATAACTATTAACGGTGAAGTTAAATATAAAGTTGGGGATACAATTCCTGTAATGCTTATGGGAAGTAAAGGTGAAAGACCTAATATCTCACACAAAAAAGTTTTACAAAAAGAAAAATTTGATAACTTTATAAAAGCTAATGGAGATGACTTTGAAGATGTAACAATCGAAGGTAAAGTTGTAGCTATTAAACAAAAAGGTGGCTTTACAATTGAAGATTCAAACGGTTGTGAATACTTTATGCCACTTGCTCAATCATACATGAAAACTCAAGGTGCACTTGGAAAAACTGTAAAAGCTAAAGTTATTAAAGTAAATAAAAATCAAAGTTCAATAATAGTTTCAAGAAAAAAACTAATTGAAGAATCAAAATTAATCAAAGATACTAAAGTAAATGAGATTTTAGAAAATACATCTCCTATTAATGGAATTGTGAAAAAAATAACTTCTTATGGTATGTTTGTTGATTTAGGTGGAGTTGATGGTTTAGTAAACTATAATGAAATATCTTATAAAGGACCAGTTAATCCTGCAAATTATTATAATGAAGGTGATACTGTTTCAGTTGTTGTATTATCTTATGATAAAACTAAACAACATTTAAGCCTTTCAATTAAAGCTGCTTTATCAAATCCTTGGGAAGAAATAAAAGATAAATTAGAAGTTGGTGATACTATAACTGTAACTGTTTCTAATTTTGAATCTTATGGAGCATTTGTTGATTTAGGAAATGATATAGAAGGTCTTTTACATATTTCAGAACTTTCTTGGAATAAAAATATTAAAAATCCTAAAGAGATTTTAAATATTGGTGATGAAATAAATGTTGAAGTTATTGAATTAAACTTTGACCAAAAAAGATTAAGAGTATCTTTAAAAAATCTTCAAGAAAAACCTTTCACAAAATTTATAAACTCTCATAAAGTTGGAGATGTATTACAAGGTAAAGTTGCTACTTTAACTGAATTTGGTGCATTTGTTACTTTAGGTGAAGTTGATGGTTTATTACATAATGAAGAAGCATCTTGGGAGCCAAATGCAAAATGTAAAACTTTATTCAAAAAAGGTGATGAAGTTGAAGTTAAAATTATCAAAATAGATAAAGAGAAAGAAAATATTTCACTTTCAATAAAAGATATTGCAGAATCTCCAGCTAAAAAATTCCAAGACAACTATAAAGTTGGTGATATCATCAAAGGTAGTGTAAAAGATAAAAAAGATTTTGGAGTATTTATAAAACTTGAAAATAATCTTGATGGATTAATTCGAAATGAAGATTTTGGACCATTAAATGTTGAAGAAATTAAAAATGGTGATGAAGTTGAAGCTGTAATTATAAACATTGATACTAAAAAAAATAGAGTTAGATTATCTGTAAAAAGATTAGAGCAACAACAAGAAAGAGAGATGTTAAGATCTGTAAATGATGACTCATCTATGACTCTTGGTGATATTTTAAAAGATCAAATAAATAAATAG
- the serA gene encoding phosphoglycerate dehydrogenase translates to MNKHTIVVCDHIHEAGLNILQNTEDINYVYAADIDKTKLLDIIKDADVAITRSSTDVDEKFLNAATNLKAIIRAGVGYDNVDIDGCSKRGIIAMNVPTANTIAAVELTMAHMLSCMRKFPYAHNQLKIDRVWKREDWYGNELYGKKLGVIGFGNIGHRVALRAKAFEMDVITYDPYIPSTKATDLGIKYTTNFDDILSCDIITIHTPKNKETIDMISFDEIKKMKDGVVLINCARGGLYNEEALVENLKNGKIAMAGIDVFKKEPAINHPILDLPNVTVTAHLGANTKESQKEISIQSANNAIESARGIAYPNALNLPIDENKIPTFVKPYIELTQKMAFLLAQISKSEIRAIEVNAEGELGEYVDSLQTFASVGVLSVSSGLSVNYVNANFIAKEKGIDLITKNSENCNGYKNKVTIKITTSKGVKTISGTVFGDEAQRIINIDGFVLDAEPKGKMIIMKNKDIPGVVGKVGNILGNNGINIADFRLSRGKEGIALAVILIDEKATSKVIAELDNLESSIAIAYAEI, encoded by the coding sequence ATGAATAAACATACAATTGTAGTTTGTGATCATATTCATGAAGCTGGTTTAAATATTTTACAAAATACAGAAGATATAAATTATGTATATGCAGCTGATATTGATAAAACAAAATTATTAGATATTATAAAAGATGCAGATGTTGCTATTACTAGATCTTCAACAGATGTTGACGAAAAGTTTTTAAATGCTGCAACAAATTTAAAAGCTATTATTAGAGCTGGTGTTGGTTATGACAATGTTGATATAGATGGTTGTAGTAAAAGAGGAATAATTGCAATGAATGTTCCAACTGCAAACACTATAGCAGCAGTTGAACTTACTATGGCTCATATGCTTTCTTGTATGAGAAAATTTCCTTATGCACATAATCAATTAAAAATTGATAGAGTTTGGAAAAGAGAAGATTGGTATGGAAATGAACTTTATGGAAAAAAACTAGGAGTTATTGGTTTTGGGAATATTGGTCATAGAGTAGCTTTAAGAGCAAAAGCTTTCGAAATGGATGTTATCACTTATGACCCATATATTCCTTCAACAAAAGCAACAGATTTAGGTATAAAATATACTACAAATTTTGATGATATATTATCTTGTGATATTATCACTATTCATACTCCAAAAAACAAAGAAACTATTGATATGATAAGTTTTGATGAGATTAAAAAAATGAAAGATGGAGTGGTTTTAATAAATTGTGCTAGAGGTGGATTATATAATGAAGAAGCACTAGTAGAAAATTTAAAAAATGGAAAAATTGCAATGGCTGGGATTGATGTATTTAAAAAAGAACCAGCTATTAATCATCCAATTCTTGATTTACCAAATGTGACTGTAACTGCACACTTAGGTGCAAATACTAAAGAATCACAAAAAGAAATATCTATTCAAAGTGCAAATAATGCTATTGAAAGTGCAAGAGGAATAGCATATCCAAATGCTCTTAATCTTCCAATAGATGAGAATAAAATACCTACTTTTGTTAAACCATATATTGAACTTACTCAAAAAATGGCATTTTTACTAGCACAAATTAGTAAAAGTGAGATTAGAGCTATTGAAGTTAATGCAGAAGGGGAATTAGGTGAATATGTTGATTCACTACAAACTTTTGCAAGTGTAGGAGTACTAAGTGTTAGTTCAGGACTTAGTGTAAACTATGTAAATGCAAACTTTATAGCTAAAGAGAAAGGTATTGATTTAATAACTAAAAATTCAGAAAATTGTAATGGTTATAAAAATAAAGTTACTATTAAAATAACAACTTCAAAAGGTGTTAAAACTATTTCTGGAACAGTATTTGGAGATGAAGCTCAAAGAATTATAAATATTGATGGATTTGTTCTTGATGCTGAACCAAAAGGTAAAATGATTATTATGAAAAACAAAGATATTCCAGGTGTTGTTGGCAAAGTTGGTAATATCCTTGGTAACAATGGAATTAATATAGCTGATTTTAGATTATCTAGAGGAAAAGAAGGTATTGCCTTAGCAGTTATATTAATTGATGAAAAAGCTACTTCAAAAGTAATTGCAGAACTTGATAATCTTGAATCATCAATTGCTATTGCTTATGCTGAAATTTAA
- the efp gene encoding elongation factor P — protein MAIGMSELKKGLKIEVDGIPYKITEYQHVKPGKGAAFVRCKIKSFLNGKVIEKTFHAGDKCETPNLVQKQMQFLYDDGELLQFMDTTTYEQEGLTYEQVGEAFDWIIDGMQVDMMYFNGKAITVEPPMVVELKITDTPPNFKGDSQGGRKPATLESGAVVQIPFHILEGDVIKVDTRTGEYLEKVK, from the coding sequence ATGGCAATTGGGATGAGTGAATTAAAAAAAGGTCTAAAAATTGAAGTTGATGGTATTCCTTATAAAATTACTGAATATCAACACGTAAAACCTGGAAAAGGTGCAGCATTTGTTAGATGTAAAATTAAATCATTTTTAAATGGTAAAGTTATTGAAAAAACTTTTCATGCTGGAGATAAATGTGAAACTCCAAATTTAGTTCAAAAACAAATGCAATTTTTATATGACGATGGTGAACTATTACAATTTATGGATACAACAACATATGAACAAGAAGGACTTACATACGAACAAGTAGGTGAGGCTTTTGATTGGATTATTGATGGAATGCAAGTAGATATGATGTATTTCAATGGTAAAGCTATAACTGTTGAACCACCAATGGTTGTTGAATTAAAAATCACTGATACTCCACCAAACTTTAAAGGTGATTCTCAAGGTGGAAGAAAACCTGCTACTTTAGAATCTGGTGCAGTTGTACAGATACCTTTTCATATTTTAGAAGGTGATGTAATAAAAGTTGATACTAGAACTGGTGAATACCTAGAAAAAGTAAAATAA